DNA sequence from the Candidatus Methylacidiphilales bacterium genome:
GCGCTGGCCCGTCCGCAGGCGGTTTGGGCATCCCGTTTTTTCACGGCGGGCATCCTGATTTTCAGCGGCACGCTCTATGTGCTTTGCCTGACCGGTCAAACCTGGCTGGGGGCGGTGACCCCGCTTGGCGGCCTGCTCCTCCTCGCCGGATGGGGATGTTTGCTGTTCAACAAAAGACAACGAAGTTAACCAAGCATCTCATCCGGGGGTTTGAATTCCCCAATTTGAATTACTTCGTTTTCTTTGTTACCTTCTGTTCAATCTACTCACCACTTCAACGCCACCAGACGGCGGGCAACTTCTTCCGCGTTGGCCCGGCTGTTGAATGCCGAGATGCGGAAATAACCTTCCCCGGCACTGCCGAACCCGGAGCCCGGTGTGATGACCACGTGGGCCTCGTTCAGGACGCGGTCGAAGATTTCCCAGCTGGTGACACCCTTCGGACCCGCCACCCAGATGTAAGGGGCATGTTCACCACCGTAAACCTTGAGGCCGGCACTGCCCGCCGCTTCGCGGAGAATCCTGGCGTTGCCCATGTAGTGATGGATCAGGTCGTGGACCTGTTTTTTCCCCTCGGGCGAATAAAGGGCTTCGGCGGCACGCTGCACGGGATAACTGACGCCGTTGAACTTGGTGGTGTGGCGACGCGACCAAAGCGGGTGGATGGGGTGTTTCGTTCCCTCGGGCGTGGACCCATGGAGGCTCTTGGGCACGACGGTCCAGGCGCAACGCACTCCGGTGAAGCCGCCACTCTTGGAAAAGCTGCGGAACTCGAGGGCACAATCGCGGGCCCCGGGAATTTCATATATGCTGCGCGGAATCCCCGGGTCCTGGATATAGTCGCCGTAGGCGGCGTCGTAGAGCAGGATGCTGCCGTGTTGGAGGGCGTAGGCCACCCAGGTTTCCAGCTGCTTGCGCGTGGCCACGGCCCCGGTCGGGTTATTGGGATAACAGAGGTAGATCAGATCGACCTTCTCTTTCGGAACTTCCGGAACAAAGCCGTTCTCCGGGCCGCATTTCAAATAAACCAGTCCGGCGTAGGCCCCGGTTTCGTCGGCTGCTCCGGTGTGCCCGGCCATGACATTGGTGTCCACATAGACCGGATAAACCGGGTCGGTGATGGCGATGGTGTTGCCGTCGCCGAAGATATCCAGGATGTTGCCGGTGTCGCACTTCGATCCGTCGGAGATGAAGATTTCGTCGTCAGCCACCTCTAGGCCGCGGGCGCGGTATTCGTTTTCCGCGATGGCTTTGCGGAGGAAGTCGTAGCCCTGCTCGGGTCCGTAGCCGCGGAAGGTCGAGCGGTGGCCAAGTTCATCGACCGCCTGTTTCATGGCGGTGCGGGCGGCCTCGGGGAGCGCTTCCGTGACATCACCAATGCCGCAGCGGATCAGTCGCTTGGTTGCTTCGGGGTTGGCATCGGTGAAGGCTTTCACCCTCCGTCCGATTTCAGGAAAAAGGTAACCGGCTTTGAGCTTGAGGTAGTTTGCGTTGATCTGGGCCATAGAAGGGAAGGATTGAACAGAAGTTAACAAAGGGAACCAAGTGGAAAAAAATGTATTTCCCGGATCTCTGGCTTGCTTCGTTATCTTTGTTGCCTCCTGTTCAAATACTCAGGCCGCCTCGGTGTGGATATCAATGACCTCACCGGGTTCGCACTCGACGTGCACGGTCATCGGACGACAGCAGACGTAGCAGTCATCGATGGTGTCGTAACTGCCCTGGGAGGTATCGATGGCCATGGTCCACGATTCGCCGCAGTGGGGGCAGGAGATAGAGGCTTCGACGAGCATGGAGAAGTGGCGGGTTTAACGGGGGGTTCGGAAGCGCCAGATGCCGGCCAATAAGCTGCCAATGACCGAGTGGAAGACACTGGAAATGGCACAGGGAACCGCGGTGAGCGGATCGGCGAAGTGCTGACGGGCCAGGACCACGCCCAGTCCGGAATTCTGCATGCCCACTTCGATGGAAATCGTGCGGTGGGTGGTGACATGGCCACCAAAGATTCGAGAGAACAGGTAGCCGAGGGCGAATCCGCCGGCGTGGAGCAGAAATACGGAAAGAAGCAGGGCGGGCCCGGAGCTTTTGACGGCGTCGGCGCTGGCAGCGATGATGCTGGCGCAAATCAGGGTGATGGTCAGCACGGCCACCAAGGGGGCGACGGGCGTGACCCAGCGCACCGCCCGGGGGGTGAAATGATTCAACAGCAGCCCCAGAACCAGCGGCAACAAGACCACTTGGACCGTTGACCAGAACAGTCCGGCGGCATCCACCGGCACGTAGGTTCCGGCCAACATTCGGGTCAGCAGCGGCGTCAGGATGACGGCGAGAAAAGTGGAGCACATGGTCATGAGCACCGAGAGGGCGACGTTCGCACGGGCGAGGTAGGTGACCACGTTCGAGGCGGTCCCTCCGGGACAGCAGGCGACCAGGATGAGTCCCACCGCGAAGGGGACCGGAAGATGCATCAGGTGGGCCACAGCCCATCCCAGGAACGGCATGATGAGGTATTGGGCGGCCACGC
Encoded proteins:
- a CDS encoding LL-diaminopimelate aminotransferase, whose protein sequence is MAQINANYLKLKAGYLFPEIGRRVKAFTDANPEATKRLIRCGIGDVTEALPEAARTAMKQAVDELGHRSTFRGYGPEQGYDFLRKAIAENEYRARGLEVADDEIFISDGSKCDTGNILDIFGDGNTIAITDPVYPVYVDTNVMAGHTGAADETGAYAGLVYLKCGPENGFVPEVPKEKVDLIYLCYPNNPTGAVATRKQLETWVAYALQHGSILLYDAAYGDYIQDPGIPRSIYEIPGARDCALEFRSFSKSGGFTGVRCAWTVVPKSLHGSTPEGTKHPIHPLWSRRHTTKFNGVSYPVQRAAEALYSPEGKKQVHDLIHHYMGNARILREAAGSAGLKVYGGEHAPYIWVAGPKGVTSWEIFDRVLNEAHVVITPGSGFGSAGEGYFRISAFNSRANAEEVARRLVALKW
- a CDS encoding DUF423 domain-containing protein, producing MIRIAAVLGFLAVALGAFGAHGLRHQLEAQERLGTWETAVLYHLVHVVVILVIALARPQAVWASRFFTAGILIFSGTLYVLCLTGQTWLGAVTPLGGLLLLAGWGCLLFNKRQRS
- a CDS encoding CPXCG motif-containing cysteine-rich protein — encoded protein: MLVEASISCPHCGESWTMAIDTSQGSYDTIDDCYVCCRPMTVHVECEPGEVIDIHTEAA
- a CDS encoding bile acid:sodium symporter family protein; translation: MTTRLFTLLANTFPLWVTTGGILALVHPEWFRWFSEWKPAGQSLVVWGLGIIMLGMGITLSVEDFKQVVRMPKNIGIGVAAQYLIMPFLGWAVAHLMHLPVPFAVGLILVACCPGGTASNVVTYLARANVALSVLMTMCSTFLAVILTPLLTRMLAGTYVPVDAAGLFWSTVQVVLLPLVLGLLLNHFTPRAVRWVTPVAPLVAVLTITLICASIIAASADAVKSSGPALLLSVFLLHAGGFALGYLFSRIFGGHVTTHRTISIEVGMQNSGLGVVLARQHFADPLTAVPCAISSVFHSVIGSLLAGIWRFRTPR